From a single Pseudomonas serboccidentalis genomic region:
- a CDS encoding DUF4389 domain-containing protein: protein MNDPKTEAKYESILLRVLWMIVYVLVWQVAQFILGAVVLVQLIYRLIYGAPSASLMNFGDSLSQFLAQIGRFGSFHSDQKPWPFADWPTPRAPEGEAPHAVPPAPHPARDEEPKL, encoded by the coding sequence ATGAACGATCCGAAAACCGAAGCCAAGTACGAATCCATTCTCCTGCGGGTGCTGTGGATGATCGTCTACGTGCTGGTCTGGCAAGTGGCGCAGTTTATCCTTGGCGCGGTGGTGCTGGTGCAACTGATCTATCGTTTGATTTATGGCGCCCCGAGCGCCAGCCTGATGAATTTCGGCGACAGCCTGAGCCAGTTCCTGGCGCAGATCGGCCGTTTCGGCAGTTTTCACAGCGACCAGAAACCGTGGCCGTTCGCCGACTGGCCAACCCCGCGTGCCCCGGAAGGGGAAGCGCCGCACGCCGTGCCGCCGGCACCGCATCCGGCCCGAGATGAGGAACCCAAGCTATGA
- a CDS encoding AMP-binding protein: MSAAFRLPLDVFYEREARHPRQRFLVQPIGGGQVETLTWADVGHQARCAAHWLRARELPQGSHIALISKNCAHWIIADLAIWMAGHVSVPLYPNLTADSVNQVLTHSDSVLAFIGKLDDWPGMSAGVPTDLPTISLPLHPPGTFDFSWDDLQKRSPIQDDPRPAGEQLATIIYTSGTTGLPKGVMHSFANLGFATTHGTQLFGLNENDRLLSYLPLCHVAERMFVELASIYTGQTVFFAESLDTFITDLQRARPTAMFGVPRIWTKFQMGVYGKIPAKRLDFLLGLPWIGKRVGHKVLAGLGLDALRVALSGAAPVPQTLLSWYQKLGLDVLEVYGMTESCGYSHICLPGQYKQGWIGKPCPEVEVRIDESGEVQVRSQANMLGYFKEPQKTAETLTEDGFLRTGDKGEQDAEGRLRLTGRLKEIFKTSKGKYVAPAPIENRLAVHSRIEQVCVVGDGLSAPLGLCVLSNVNQEEARASLHSSLEKLLEEVNAVLDKHERLRRLVVVKDSWAVENGFLTPTLKIKRNVIEDTYGARFEEWSARSEAVLWQD, from the coding sequence ATGTCTGCCGCCTTCCGTTTACCGCTGGACGTGTTTTACGAACGTGAGGCCCGGCACCCGCGCCAGCGTTTTCTCGTGCAGCCCATCGGCGGCGGGCAGGTCGAGACCCTGACCTGGGCCGATGTCGGCCACCAGGCCCGTTGCGCCGCGCATTGGCTGCGCGCCCGGGAATTGCCGCAAGGCAGCCACATCGCGCTGATCTCGAAAAACTGCGCGCACTGGATCATCGCCGATCTGGCGATCTGGATGGCCGGGCACGTGTCGGTGCCGCTGTATCCCAACCTCACGGCAGACTCAGTGAATCAGGTCCTCACGCATTCGGATAGCGTGCTGGCGTTCATCGGCAAGCTCGATGACTGGCCCGGGATGTCGGCCGGTGTGCCAACGGACTTGCCAACCATCAGCCTGCCGTTGCATCCGCCCGGCACGTTCGATTTCAGTTGGGACGACCTGCAGAAGCGCTCGCCGATCCAGGACGACCCGCGCCCGGCGGGCGAGCAACTGGCAACCATCATCTACACCTCCGGCACCACCGGGTTGCCCAAGGGCGTGATGCACAGCTTTGCCAATCTGGGGTTTGCCACGACGCATGGCACGCAGTTGTTCGGCCTCAACGAGAACGACCGGCTGCTGTCGTACCTGCCGCTGTGCCATGTCGCCGAACGAATGTTCGTTGAACTGGCCTCAATCTATACCGGGCAAACCGTGTTCTTTGCCGAAAGCCTCGACACCTTCATCACCGATCTGCAACGGGCGCGGCCCACCGCGATGTTCGGCGTGCCGCGAATCTGGACCAAATTCCAGATGGGCGTGTACGGCAAGATCCCGGCCAAACGCCTGGATTTCCTGTTGGGCCTGCCGTGGATTGGCAAGCGGGTAGGGCACAAAGTGTTGGCCGGGTTGGGGCTCGATGCGCTGCGCGTCGCCCTGTCTGGTGCCGCGCCAGTGCCACAGACCCTGCTCAGTTGGTATCAGAAGCTCGGCCTCGATGTGCTGGAGGTCTATGGCATGACCGAGAGTTGCGGCTACTCGCACATCTGCCTGCCGGGCCAATACAAACAGGGCTGGATCGGCAAGCCGTGCCCGGAGGTCGAAGTGCGTATCGACGAGTCCGGCGAGGTGCAGGTGCGCAGTCAGGCGAACATGCTCGGCTATTTCAAGGAGCCGCAGAAAACCGCCGAAACCCTGACCGAAGACGGCTTCCTGCGTACCGGCGACAAGGGCGAACAGGACGCCGAGGGGCGCTTGCGCCTGACCGGGCGGCTCAAGGAAATCTTCAAGACCAGCAAAGGCAAATACGTGGCCCCGGCGCCGATTGAAAACCGCCTGGCGGTGCATTCGCGGATCGAGCAGGTCTGTGTGGTGGGCGATGGTCTGAGTGCGCCGCTGGGCTTGTGTGTGCTCTCGAACGTCAATCAGGAGGAGGCGCGGGCGAGTCTGCATTCGAGCCTGGAGAAGCTGCTGGAAGAGGTCAACGCCGTACTCGACAAGCACGAACGCCTGCGACGGCTGGTGGTGGTCAAGGACAGTTGGGCGGTGGAAAACGGCTTTCTCACGCCGACATTGAAGATCAAGCGCAACGTCATCGAAGACACCTACGGCGCGCGCTTTGAAGAATGGAGCGCGCGCAGCGAGGCGGTGCTGTGGCAGGATTGA
- a CDS encoding NAD(P)H-dependent glycerol-3-phosphate dehydrogenase: MTEQRPIAVLGGGSFGTAVANLLAENGHQVRQWMRDPEQAEAIRVNRENPRYLKGIKILPGVTAVTDLQATLDACELCFVALPSSALRAVLAAHAERLSGKMLVSLTKGIEAHTFKLMSQILEEIAPQARIGVLSGPNLAREIAEHALTATVVASEDEDLCKQVQAALHGRTFRVYASADRFGVELGGALKNVYAIIAGMAVALNMGENTKSMLITRALAEMTRFAVNQGANPMTFLGLAGVGDLIVTCSSPKSRNYQVGFALGQGLSLDEAVSRLGEVAEGVNTLKVLKAKSQEAGVYMPLVAGLHAILFEGRTLEQVIGLLMRAEPKTDVDFISTSGFN, encoded by the coding sequence ATGACTGAACAGCGCCCGATTGCGGTCCTGGGAGGCGGAAGTTTTGGTACCGCCGTGGCCAATCTATTGGCCGAGAACGGCCATCAAGTCCGGCAGTGGATGCGTGACCCCGAGCAGGCCGAGGCCATCCGGGTCAATCGCGAGAACCCGCGTTACCTCAAAGGCATCAAGATTCTGCCGGGGGTGACCGCCGTCACTGACCTGCAAGCGACCCTCGACGCCTGCGAGCTGTGCTTCGTCGCGCTGCCATCGAGCGCCCTGCGCGCGGTGCTGGCCGCCCACGCCGAACGTCTGAGCGGCAAGATGCTGGTCAGCCTGACCAAGGGCATCGAAGCCCACACGTTCAAACTGATGAGCCAGATCCTCGAAGAGATCGCCCCGCAGGCGCGCATCGGCGTGCTGTCCGGGCCGAACCTGGCGCGGGAGATCGCCGAGCACGCGCTGACCGCCACCGTGGTCGCCAGCGAGGACGAAGACCTGTGCAAACAGGTGCAGGCTGCGCTGCATGGTCGCACCTTCCGCGTTTATGCCAGCGCCGATCGTTTCGGTGTCGAACTGGGCGGCGCACTGAAAAACGTCTACGCGATCATCGCCGGCATGGCGGTGGCGCTGAACATGGGCGAAAACACCAAGAGCATGCTGATCACTCGCGCCTTGGCCGAGATGACCCGCTTTGCGGTGAATCAGGGCGCCAATCCCATGACCTTCCTCGGTCTGGCCGGGGTCGGTGATTTGATCGTCACGTGCTCGTCACCGAAGAGCCGCAACTATCAGGTCGGGTTTGCCCTCGGTCAGGGCTTGAGCCTTGATGAGGCGGTGTCGCGTCTGGGCGAAGTCGCCGAAGGGGTGAACACCCTGAAAGTGCTCAAGGCCAAGTCCCAGGAGGCCGGCGTGTACATGCCGCTGGTCGCCGGGCTGCACGCGATTCTGTTCGAAGGACGCACGCTGGAGCAGGTGATCGGTCTACTGATGCGTGCCGAGCCGAAAACCGACGTCGACTTTATTTCCACCAGCGGTTTCAACTGA
- the sixA gene encoding phosphohistidine phosphatase SixA, with amino-acid sequence MKLWVLRHGEAEPYGSRPDSERELTEHGRKEALSSAARLMGKPLTAIYASPYLRAQQTAQIVREALGFEPEIRTVEWLTPETDPDKVTDQLVSVSNVLLVSHNPLVGNLLSYLQHGAGYPPEKVSTAGLAELESPELLIGSMKLNSLKHP; translated from the coding sequence ATGAAACTCTGGGTATTGCGTCACGGTGAGGCCGAGCCCTATGGCTCGCGCCCCGACTCCGAGCGGGAGCTGACCGAACACGGCCGCAAGGAAGCCTTGAGCAGCGCCGCCCGGTTGATGGGCAAACCGTTGACGGCGATCTACGCCAGCCCTTATCTGCGTGCGCAACAGACCGCGCAGATTGTCCGCGAGGCATTGGGGTTCGAGCCGGAGATTCGCACCGTCGAATGGCTGACCCCGGAGACCGATCCGGACAAGGTCACCGATCAACTGGTGTCGGTGAGCAATGTGTTGCTGGTCAGCCACAACCCGCTGGTGGGCAATCTGCTGAGCTATCTGCAACATGGCGCCGGGTATCCGCCGGAGAAGGTCAGCACGGCGGGCCTGGCCGAGCTGGAAAGCCCTGAGCTGCTGATCGGCTCTATGAAACTCAACAGCCTCAAGCACCCTTAA